The following coding sequences are from one Gossypium hirsutum isolate 1008001.06 chromosome A12, Gossypium_hirsutum_v2.1, whole genome shotgun sequence window:
- the LOC107932508 gene encoding beta-galactosidase 13 isoform X1, which produces MVQVEPGLILLIAFLSTLLITSSIAQKEEEEEVDPNSPESTTPKEVTYDSRSLLVNGKRMLFFSGSIHYPRSPPDTWPDLLRKAKMGGLNMVETYVFWNVHEPVQGKYNFEGDYDLVKFIKLIQQHKMFAMLRVGPFIQGEWNHGGLPYWLREVPNIIFRCDNEPFKMHMKKFVTLVIEKMKQAKLFAPQGGPIIVSQIENEYNTIQLAFKERGDSYVQWAAKMALSLDTKVPWIMCKQKDAPDPIINTCNGRHCGDTFTGPNGPNKPFLWTENWTAQFRVFGDPPSQRSAEDLAFSIIRFCSKNGTLVNYYMYHGGTNFGRTSSSYTTTRYYDEAPLDEFGLIRQPKWGHLKDAHRAVNLCKRALFSGSPFVQKLGPDQEARVWEQPGTSLCSAFLTNNNTKKPQALRFRGQDYQLPPRSISILPDCKTEVFNSQMITTHHNSRNFVRSVAANKNFNWEMYREVVPDDPGNKLNEPRELYELTKDTSDYAWYITKLDLGRRDLPMKNEILPVLRVASLGHGLHCYVNGKYIGTAHGSKVEKSFVFQKPVEFQAGSNQIALLGFLVGLPDSGAYMEKRYAGPRSITILGLNTGTLDITLNTWSHQVGLDGEKNQIYTQNGFPKVQWVKGGPSEGVTWYKGYFDAPEGDNPVAVKMTGMGKGMVYINGRNIGRYWMSYLSPLKRPTQSEYHIPRSYLQPTMNLIVIVEDEKGDPKDIEIVLVDRDTICGFITEKHLPSVRLFEGKGGKLVALEKDLKPRVELTCPSQKQIVAVEFASFGDPFGACGHYVEGNCTSPVAKQVVEKFCLGKPSCNIPLDTPDLHNKNEACPEMKKTLAIQAKCAFKA; this is translated from the exons ATGGTACAAGTAGAACCAGGTCTTATACTTTTGATAGCCTTTTTGTCCACCTTGCTGATTACTTCCAGCATTGCTCAAAAGGAGGAAGAGGAGGAGGTGGATCCCAATAGCCCTGAAAGTACCACACCAAAAGAGGTGACTTATGATTCAAGGTCTTTGCTCGTTAATGGCAAAAGAATGCTTTTCTTTTCAGGCTCCATACATTACCCTCGCAGCCCCCCAGAT ACCTGGCCTGATCTCCTCAGAAAAGCTAAAATGGGAGGCCTGAACATGGTTGAGACCTATGTTTTCTGGAACGTCCATGAGCCAGTTCAAGGCAAGTACAACTTTGAAGGAGATTACGACTTGGTGAAGTTCATTAAGTTGATTCAGCAGCACAAAATGTTTGCAATGCTTCGAGTTGGCCCCTTTATCCAGGGTGAATGGAACCATGG AGGATTACCATATTGGCTAAGAGAGGTCCCCAACATCATATTCCGTTGTGATAATGAACCATTCAAG ATGCACATGAAAAAATTTGTTACATTGGTGATTGAAAAAATGAAGCAAGCGAAGTTGTTTGCTCCACAAGGAGGCCCTATTATAGTATCACAG ATTGAGAATGAATACAATACTATTCAACTAGCATTCAAAGAACGTGGAGACAGTTATGTTCAGTGGGCAGCAAAGATGGCCCTTTCCTTGGATACCAAAGTCCCATGGATCATGTGCAAGCAGAAGGACGCCCCAGATCCAATT ATTAATACATGCAATGGAAGGCACTGTGGAGATACTTTCACGGGTCCAAATGGTCCCAACAAGCCTTTCCTTTGGACTGAGAACTGGACTGCACA GTTTAGAGTATTCGGAGACCCGCCATCTCAAAGATCAGCAGAGGATTTGGCATTCTCGATTATTCGATTCTGCTCCAAAAATGGAACTTTGGTCAACTATTATATG TACCATGGTGGTACAAATTTTGGCAGAACAAGCTCTTCTTATACAACAACTCGCTACTATGATGAAGCGCCTCTTGATGAATTTG GCTTAATAAGGCAACCAAAATGGGGTCACCTCAAGGACGCTCACAGGGCTGTAAATTTGTGCAAGAGGGCTCTATTTTCCGGGTCTCCTTTTGTTCAAAAGTTGGGTCCAGATCAAGAG GCTCGTGTGTGGGAGCAACCTGGAACTTCACTCTGTTCAGCTTTCTTGACAAACAACAACACCAAGAAACCACAAGCTCTCCGTTTCAGGGGTCAGGATTATCAACTTCCACCTCGGTCCATTAGTATCCTCCCTGACTGCAAGACTGAGGTTTTCAACTCTCAAATG ATCACAACACACCATAATTCAAGAAATTTTGTAAGATCCGTAGCTGCAAACAAGAACTTTAACTGGGAGATGTACAGAGAAGTTGTTCCTGATGATCCTGGAAATAAGCTCAATGAGCCAAGGGAGCTTTATGAATTGACAAAAGATACATCTGACTATGCTTGGTACATAACTAA ACTCGATTTAGGTCGACGTGACTTACCAATGAAAAATGAAATCCTCCCAGTTTTAAGGGTTGCAAGTCTTGGCCACGGACTCCATTGCTACGTAAATGGAAAATACATAG GTACCGCACATGGTAGCAAAGTTGAGAAGAGCTTTGTTTTCCAGAAACCCGTAGAATTTCAGGCAGGGAGTAACCAGATTGCTCTATTGGGGTTTTTAGTTGGACTTCCA GATAGCGGAGCCTACATGGAGAAAAGATACGCAGGGCCTCGTTCCATCACTATCCTAGGTTTGAACACTGGAACACTTGACATAACATTAAATACTTGGAGTCATCAG GTTGGACTTGATGGAGAAAAAAACCAAATATATACCCAAAATGGCTTCCCGAAGGTACAATGGGTAAAGGGTGGACCATCCGAAGGTGTAACATGGTACAAG GGATATTTTGATGCACCTGAAGGAGACAATCCAGTTGCTGTCAAGATGACTGGTATGGGGAAAGGTATGGTTTACATCAATGGTAGAAACATTGGGCGATATTGGATGTCTTACCTCTCTCCTCTTAAGCGGCCAACTCAATCCGA GTACCATATCCCAAGATCATACCTTCAACCAACAATGAATCTTATTGTTATAGTAGAGGACGAGAAAGGTGACCCTAAAGATATTGAGATAGTTCTGGTTGACAGAGATACCATTTGCGGTTTTATAACTGAAAAACACCTACCGTCAGTGAGGTTATTCGAAGGCAAAGGTGGCAAACTTGTAGCCTTGGAGAAAGATTTGAAACCAAGGGTTGAACTTACATGTCCAAGCCAGAAACAAATTGTTGCCGTGGAGTTTGCCAGCTTTGGTGATCCTTTTGGTGCCTGTGGGCACTACGTCGAAGGAAACTGCACATCTCCCGTAGCAAAGCAAGTTGTTGAAAAG ttTTGCTTGGGAAAACCAAGCTGCAATATCCCTCTGGACACCCCGGATTTGCACAATAAAAATGAAGCATGCCCCGAAATGAAGAAGACATTGGCCATCCAAGCCAAATGTGCTTTTAAAGCGTAG
- the LOC107932508 gene encoding beta-galactosidase 13 isoform X2, which produces MVQVEPGLILLIAFLSTLLITSSIAQKEEEEEVDPNSPESTTPKETWPDLLRKAKMGGLNMVETYVFWNVHEPVQGKYNFEGDYDLVKFIKLIQQHKMFAMLRVGPFIQGEWNHGGLPYWLREVPNIIFRCDNEPFKMHMKKFVTLVIEKMKQAKLFAPQGGPIIVSQIENEYNTIQLAFKERGDSYVQWAAKMALSLDTKVPWIMCKQKDAPDPIINTCNGRHCGDTFTGPNGPNKPFLWTENWTAQFRVFGDPPSQRSAEDLAFSIIRFCSKNGTLVNYYMYHGGTNFGRTSSSYTTTRYYDEAPLDEFGLIRQPKWGHLKDAHRAVNLCKRALFSGSPFVQKLGPDQEARVWEQPGTSLCSAFLTNNNTKKPQALRFRGQDYQLPPRSISILPDCKTEVFNSQMITTHHNSRNFVRSVAANKNFNWEMYREVVPDDPGNKLNEPRELYELTKDTSDYAWYITKLDLGRRDLPMKNEILPVLRVASLGHGLHCYVNGKYIGTAHGSKVEKSFVFQKPVEFQAGSNQIALLGFLVGLPDSGAYMEKRYAGPRSITILGLNTGTLDITLNTWSHQVGLDGEKNQIYTQNGFPKVQWVKGGPSEGVTWYKGYFDAPEGDNPVAVKMTGMGKGMVYINGRNIGRYWMSYLSPLKRPTQSEYHIPRSYLQPTMNLIVIVEDEKGDPKDIEIVLVDRDTICGFITEKHLPSVRLFEGKGGKLVALEKDLKPRVELTCPSQKQIVAVEFASFGDPFGACGHYVEGNCTSPVAKQVVEKFCLGKPSCNIPLDTPDLHNKNEACPEMKKTLAIQAKCAFKA; this is translated from the exons ATGGTACAAGTAGAACCAGGTCTTATACTTTTGATAGCCTTTTTGTCCACCTTGCTGATTACTTCCAGCATTGCTCAAAAGGAGGAAGAGGAGGAGGTGGATCCCAATAGCCCTGAAAGTACCACACCAAAAGAG ACCTGGCCTGATCTCCTCAGAAAAGCTAAAATGGGAGGCCTGAACATGGTTGAGACCTATGTTTTCTGGAACGTCCATGAGCCAGTTCAAGGCAAGTACAACTTTGAAGGAGATTACGACTTGGTGAAGTTCATTAAGTTGATTCAGCAGCACAAAATGTTTGCAATGCTTCGAGTTGGCCCCTTTATCCAGGGTGAATGGAACCATGG AGGATTACCATATTGGCTAAGAGAGGTCCCCAACATCATATTCCGTTGTGATAATGAACCATTCAAG ATGCACATGAAAAAATTTGTTACATTGGTGATTGAAAAAATGAAGCAAGCGAAGTTGTTTGCTCCACAAGGAGGCCCTATTATAGTATCACAG ATTGAGAATGAATACAATACTATTCAACTAGCATTCAAAGAACGTGGAGACAGTTATGTTCAGTGGGCAGCAAAGATGGCCCTTTCCTTGGATACCAAAGTCCCATGGATCATGTGCAAGCAGAAGGACGCCCCAGATCCAATT ATTAATACATGCAATGGAAGGCACTGTGGAGATACTTTCACGGGTCCAAATGGTCCCAACAAGCCTTTCCTTTGGACTGAGAACTGGACTGCACA GTTTAGAGTATTCGGAGACCCGCCATCTCAAAGATCAGCAGAGGATTTGGCATTCTCGATTATTCGATTCTGCTCCAAAAATGGAACTTTGGTCAACTATTATATG TACCATGGTGGTACAAATTTTGGCAGAACAAGCTCTTCTTATACAACAACTCGCTACTATGATGAAGCGCCTCTTGATGAATTTG GCTTAATAAGGCAACCAAAATGGGGTCACCTCAAGGACGCTCACAGGGCTGTAAATTTGTGCAAGAGGGCTCTATTTTCCGGGTCTCCTTTTGTTCAAAAGTTGGGTCCAGATCAAGAG GCTCGTGTGTGGGAGCAACCTGGAACTTCACTCTGTTCAGCTTTCTTGACAAACAACAACACCAAGAAACCACAAGCTCTCCGTTTCAGGGGTCAGGATTATCAACTTCCACCTCGGTCCATTAGTATCCTCCCTGACTGCAAGACTGAGGTTTTCAACTCTCAAATG ATCACAACACACCATAATTCAAGAAATTTTGTAAGATCCGTAGCTGCAAACAAGAACTTTAACTGGGAGATGTACAGAGAAGTTGTTCCTGATGATCCTGGAAATAAGCTCAATGAGCCAAGGGAGCTTTATGAATTGACAAAAGATACATCTGACTATGCTTGGTACATAACTAA ACTCGATTTAGGTCGACGTGACTTACCAATGAAAAATGAAATCCTCCCAGTTTTAAGGGTTGCAAGTCTTGGCCACGGACTCCATTGCTACGTAAATGGAAAATACATAG GTACCGCACATGGTAGCAAAGTTGAGAAGAGCTTTGTTTTCCAGAAACCCGTAGAATTTCAGGCAGGGAGTAACCAGATTGCTCTATTGGGGTTTTTAGTTGGACTTCCA GATAGCGGAGCCTACATGGAGAAAAGATACGCAGGGCCTCGTTCCATCACTATCCTAGGTTTGAACACTGGAACACTTGACATAACATTAAATACTTGGAGTCATCAG GTTGGACTTGATGGAGAAAAAAACCAAATATATACCCAAAATGGCTTCCCGAAGGTACAATGGGTAAAGGGTGGACCATCCGAAGGTGTAACATGGTACAAG GGATATTTTGATGCACCTGAAGGAGACAATCCAGTTGCTGTCAAGATGACTGGTATGGGGAAAGGTATGGTTTACATCAATGGTAGAAACATTGGGCGATATTGGATGTCTTACCTCTCTCCTCTTAAGCGGCCAACTCAATCCGA GTACCATATCCCAAGATCATACCTTCAACCAACAATGAATCTTATTGTTATAGTAGAGGACGAGAAAGGTGACCCTAAAGATATTGAGATAGTTCTGGTTGACAGAGATACCATTTGCGGTTTTATAACTGAAAAACACCTACCGTCAGTGAGGTTATTCGAAGGCAAAGGTGGCAAACTTGTAGCCTTGGAGAAAGATTTGAAACCAAGGGTTGAACTTACATGTCCAAGCCAGAAACAAATTGTTGCCGTGGAGTTTGCCAGCTTTGGTGATCCTTTTGGTGCCTGTGGGCACTACGTCGAAGGAAACTGCACATCTCCCGTAGCAAAGCAAGTTGTTGAAAAG ttTTGCTTGGGAAAACCAAGCTGCAATATCCCTCTGGACACCCCGGATTTGCACAATAAAAATGAAGCATGCCCCGAAATGAAGAAGACATTGGCCATCCAAGCCAAATGTGCTTTTAAAGCGTAG